The Setaria viridis chromosome 9, Setaria_viridis_v4.0, whole genome shotgun sequence sequence GTTTAATGAAGTTGGCATTACCCTCTGAGAAGAGCACATTACTTTGCAGACTTCAAGTGCTCTTCCAATTTCTCCTAGCTTGGAGTACCCGTGGATGAGGATGGAATATGCAACGACATCCATATCCAGACCAATACTGCATATCTCACTAAGTAGGTTTTCGACCTCATAAACCAAGCCTTTTTTGAAGAGAGCATTGATAAGGACACTATATGTGACAATATTCAACTCCAAACCTTGATCTATGATGTCCTTTCTTATCTTCATACCTTCTTCAACATCACCACCTTCACAATGGCCAGCAATAAGTATAGTATAAGTAACAAGATCGGGTTCGACCCCTTGGTTCCTCATCATCTCAATCATTTTTGGAATTTCTCTTGTATGACCGTGCAAGCGAAAGCCATTAATAAGGCTGTTGTAGGTGACAATATCAAGTTCCATTCCTTCTTCAGTCACACTCTGAAAAATATCAAATGCTTCACGTACAGAACCTGTTTTACATAGACCATGTATAATGGTTGAATACGTGTACCTGTTCGGATTTAATCCATACTTCAACATCAGGCAGAAAATTGATTTTGCATCCTGAATAAAACCCAAATTACACAATGCAGACATAAGGATGTTAAAGGTCATTCCTAGGGGTTTGAATTTCCCCTCTTTCCTAGCCTCTTGAAGGAAAGATAGAGCCTCTCCAATTTTATCTTGCTTGCAGAGGCCATCTATGAGAATGCTATGGGAATAATCACTGGGGGAGAGACCACATGATTCCATCTTTTCAAAAATCTCCAGTGCCATGTCTGTCTTTCTTAGACTGTACAACAAACTGTCAAAGGTTGGTACCGAGATTTGCATGTTTAGGCTGCTCATTTTGCTAAGAACATAAAGAGCATCATCAATCATCTGAGCTCTAGCATAACTATTTGCTAGAGCATCCCAAATAATGCTGTTTGAATGCCACTCTCTGAATCCATTCAATAAGATGTCACTAAGAATCGATGCAGAATCAGGTCCTGCAGTAAAAAATATGGTAAAAATGTGAAGTGAATGTTAGCTGCAGTCGTAATTGTTGATATGCAAATTATATCATTTTGAAGACATAAGAAAGAACATCTACAGATGACAATCTGCAAAATTTCGACATCTGTGCAGTTCTGCTACCAGTTTGCTTTCTGCAGGCAAAACTACCGATACCATGTATTTGCATCTCCACATGTTTGTCAAATATACAACTAGTACCATGAAATTGCAGCTCCGTAACAGATGATCACAATTTGAATCTAAATACGACTACCAGCATGGAAATTTCAGTATAGTAAGTAGTAACAGATGACCATAGGTTTTCCCTAAATACGAGTATGTAAAAGCATGAAATTTGCAGCTCAGTGTACGACTAATACTGTTTCCTTCTGACTTACAATTGACAGCGTGAAAATTGTAGCTCAGCAATTGATGAATAATTATGCTTCCATGTTCTCCGCAAGAGCAACTGCTAATTAGATATACAAACACAAACACTCAAACCTAGCTCACCTTGTTCGCCCACCATCTGGGCCAACTCGCCGCGCATCTcccgccacctcctctgccACAGCAGCTCATGGCAGAGCCTGAGCCGCGCGGCAATCGAGGCCTTCCGCTCCAGCTCCGCGtcgttctcctcaaacgccccCTTGCGTGCCCAGCCAGACCCAGGCCGCCCACCTCCCGCCCCGCCCGAGTGGGGAGGGGCTAGCGGCGGCGCGTCCCTACCCAcaaccgcctcctcctcggactCCGTGGCGGCCGCCGACAACGCCGCCGAGGAGGGGGAGTAGGAGAGCGATCTACGCTGAGGCACGGGTGGGCGGGGAGCGCAGCGCTGGAGGTGAggtaggaggcggcggagggggatgCGTGGTCGAAAGGGCATCCGAAGCGGGGGCAGGGGCTCATGGCCGGggagcgcagcggcggcggcctatGGTTCTGTAGAGTAGAGCTGAGCTCTGGAACGCCTCGCGCTGGGCCGCCGCGCGCTCGTCGGTCGTGGCGGCGGGCATGTGGTGGAGGCttatcgtcgtcgtcggcggcgtgTGGTCGGGTCGGGGTTTAAGGGAACGGAAGGCATCATTGTTTTTTTGCAGGTTGAGAGGAAAACTGTAATAAGCTATGGGCCAATAGATTTTTGGGCTTCAAGTTTCAGTTTAGAGCGGGCCTTGAATGACATTCCGGCATGGGTTTGTGTGGGTGGGCCGAACCGCTGCATGCTGATTTGTGGGCTCCAAAATGAAAAGGCCTATTTTGAACCGCTGAATCACAAGCATTTGTGGGCTGAACCGCCGAAtccccccccctttttttcaCCTCTAATTGAAACAACAAAGTTTATCCCCTTCAACTTTTGAACCGTCCATTTTTCTTTCTGTTATTCGGGAATTATCGACACCGTGAAGGCCAAATGAACTTTTTTCAAATAATATTTCTCTGGATGGAGAGATTTATTATCGATGCACCTAGTGCAATGTCTTCTGCGGGAAGAGAATGGGACGGCTCGACCGCCCAAAGCTTTGTTTCACACACGGCTGCGTACGAATGCTTCCACCGAATCTCTCAACCacgacgcgcgcgccgccgtgcggCCCGGAGAAGCACACGCTCGACTCGTTGTGACCACACCAGCACCTCCTTCCAATCGAAGTGGTCTCTCGATCTTAACGGCGTGTGCTTCGGTGGACACCTTGGCTTTGCATGCCTTGCCTTGTCTCTCTCCCCACCGGCTATAGCTAGGTGTCGAGATCGAGCTCGATTACCTTTCGTTACTTCGAGTTGGAATCCAGCTCGCGATTATCCCCCTCTCTAAAGATAACAACAACATCTTTTCCCCGTGTGCTTGACAGGCGCGCGTCCAGCGCGGCTCAGATGCTTCGCGACATTGGGGACGGAATGATGGAAAAGCAGGCCGAAATGTTAAACGCGTGGCACGCTAGCTTTGCCTTTGGCTGCTTCGATTCTCTTCCCAACTCGTCGTGTCGCAGGAGTATTTAACCTCACCCGATCACCGACGGCAGGCACTCCAGCCAGATCAAACTCCGGGACCGATCGACCCGACCGTCCCCAAGGCTCAAGCTTCCGCGCTCATTCGCGCAGGCGGTCAGctccccgcacgccgccggaACACGAGCTCTGTTTCTACATACACGAGCTCTATTTCTGCATTGCAGGTCGCCCGCGTCGGGTATACAAGCAAAGCGAAGCGAAGCAAGCAAGGCGCAGCCATGGAGATGGTGCTGGTGATCTCGCTGCCTCTGGTGGCCCTCGTCGTCATCATCGCCATCATCCTCTGCATCATCTGCCGCTGATCGCCGACgccggccgcggtggcgcgCACACCATGAGTTGTTTGCAGCGTCGTCGCCGACACCCGTTCATCATCATCAGGACCTGATTTATTTCGTGATCACAGCGTAAtaacgtgcgtgcgtgcgtgcgtgtgtatCCACTGTCGTCGGTGGTCTGGGGTGTGCATTGTGATTTGGAGTATTGATTAGTTTTGGACCTCTCCtgtctttttcctctttttttatcCGACTCCAAAGGCATCGGACACAGCATCGTGCATGCTGCGCGTCTGCACTAGGTTGTCTTCGTAACTAAGGAACTAGAGACTTCTCAAGCTTTTTCGAGTTTTTCATTTTGGATACAGATTTGAGTAGAGTACTATGCTGTAATAAGCTCGTGTGATCTCTTCTGTTGAGTGACGAAATGGCCAATGACTGAGAAGGATCAGACAGGCAGCCAGCATATATAGCTGGCCTGGCTTCACTCTCACAGTCAAGCAAGCTCCAAGCACCGCCCAGCTTGGCTCGGCCGCGGCGCCACGCGGCACGTGGCACGCGTTTTTCGCTTGGTGTTTCTTCCTCCCCCGGCCGATTAATTTAACGGGCCCCCACCACCCAGAGCGGCCATCGCCTTCTCCTTCCCTATCTCGTCGCTGGCATCTTGCCCCAGTTCTTCTCCCCCGTCGCCGTCCCCCCATTACTGCGCCCTGTCGCCTCCCTCCCCCAGCTCGCTTCTCCAGCAAGATCAGCAAGTACAGCGAGAAGAGCAGTTCGATCCCGCGCAGGTACGTACTGGTCCCTTGACTCTGTCCTCTTGTCCTAAATTTCGACACAGTCCGTTCGAGGATTCCGCGTGCCGTCTGCGAAGATCACCTATGGCGATTGCCCCGAATCTACCCCGGTTTCAGGGGCTCCACGCTCGATCGTGTAGTTTCAGGTTTCATTTCATGATCTTCTTCGCCCCATAGAATCTTGAATTGGTAGCTGTAGCTGTAGCTTATCCTTCTCACCTGCTCTTTTTCTCAACAAAATCACCCTTTGTCCATGCCTTGGTGACTCTGGCTGGCCTTGCGACTGGAATCTGCTACGCCTATGGCGTCCTTGTTAGATCAACGCTGGTAGCACTACGTTCTTGCATAAATTTTACATCGACTTGAGTAGCTTTCagtagaaaacaaaacaaattgtTCTCAATTTAATAAAGACAGCTAGCTAGCTCCAAGCTCCAGCATATATTTTATTTAGGCTCAGGATAAGAAATGGAGTAGTTCATGGGGCAAGAACTGCTGTGCCCCTCTATTATTCTGGACAGAGTTCCCAGATTCAAGACTCATCTGTTGACTAGTAGAGTGATCTAGGCAAGACTTTGGTGTCCAAGTGACCAAGTCTGGCTGCTGCCAGCTACTAGCGAAGTAGTGATTGATAATCTCATAGGAGCAGAAGGAACCTACTGCCTACTGGTAGCAGCTGTGCAGTTGGCTAAAAAAAAGAGAGCCAACCTAGGAGGAACTACTAGGTGTTTTTTCATTCAGAAGAGCTGTGCAGTTGGCTTATGGGAGGGGAAAAAAGATGATACCTTCTGCTCACATCTCAGCCACATCCTATAGAGGACCAGTAGTGAACCAACAGCTCCTACTGTCTTTGTGATCTGTTCTGTTCTGGAAACTAACACGCAGGTTAATTTGACCTAAAGCGCCACACTAATGAAGAATTGATTCGTCCCGGGGAAAGGTCTAACTCAATTGCTATTTCATTGGGGAATCCCATACTGTACCTTTCCAGCAAAACGTGCCATTGATGTGCCTTTGTCTGAGCATAAAGCTATGTTCATGCATCTAATCTAATAGTAAAGATATAGATGATGGAATGGTTCCTCCAGAGATCTGATGCGCTTGAGAATTCATCGGAAGTCGACGAGTTCACACACTCAGGATGTAGCGACTGATGATCAAGTATATGGATGCAATTCTGAATAAAACTCATTGTGCTACAAGAGCCTTCCAAATTGTCGAATCCGGCCAAAACCTGTACTATCACCACTGTGCATAGATGGTACTAGCATTTTTGCTATCTGCCAATCGTGTGAAATATAAACTTTCATCCTGTTTCGCAGGGAGAGACCGGATGGAGTTCGTGCTGATCATTTCGCTGCCGCTCCTCATTCTGATCATCATCGTCGCCGTGGTCCTCTGCATCGTCTGCCGTTAGCTGAATGCCCCACAAAGAAACATCCACCTCTGCCGTGATCATACCATGTGCTAAATTAACTTTTGTACATCGTGACCTGAAAAAAACCTCTTCCTCTGCGTTGCCGTGTGATTAATCGGCTGTAGCTCTAtcctttattattttttaatccCTGTGCAAAAGGGGCTTCGATTCTGCGTGTCAGACTGATACATAACCGACATGCTGTGAGTCTGGAATTGGGAGTTTTTGGGGTGTTTGATACAAGGTCACATGCCGTGCTCTTTTGGTTCCTCTGCAATCTGCATCCTTCGAGGTCAGAAATGTTCTTGAGCAGATCTGACTCAAGACGCTTTGCGTCCGTGAGAATCTGGGGTGAGCTGAGCGTCAACCTGCGCTTTGTGCTCTTTGTCGTGCCGCCCCACGAGGGGAAAGGCGCAAACGGGACCCTCTTTTTGTCAGGGAAGAAACGCAAAGAGAGGCCGCCGGCCGAATCGAAAGAGGAACAGGTGCGCTCCCCTATTGGCACGCCTTGTTCTCTTCGTGTGATCATCCAGTCATCCAACGCCGCGTTGCCGACACTTACGTGACACAAATCAGACAGGTACTCGAGACATCTGAGAAACTCCTGGCCTTGCTGAGCTAGGGTGCCACCTGCCAGTGCAGCATTTGATGCTGGATGTGATGACTATCCGGAACTGCAAACAGGACACATGGGACGTCTCCGTCTTCAATGGAATAAATCAGATGATAGCTCATAGTTAATACGATCCTATGTATAAAGCACTTTTGAAGATCGTGCTACGAGAGAATTGTATCGAAAAGTGAGCGATCTTCACTCCACGCTAGATATATTGCACTATTCAACTAGTAAGAAATTGATTGAGCTAACTCTAAACTAGACCATTGGAGACGCCCATAGGCTATCCCATGTTACCTTCAGACAGGATCCTAGAAGAGGCTGAAAACTCTTGTCTCTATATTGCGCAAAGAGTGAAACGCATCACGTCCTTTAAACTTGTCGTCCTGTGCTAAATAGGTTAGTTGATAACGTATTTTTGAACTTCAAACTTGATAATCGTGTCAAATATGTCCAAATCCTAGCCATTTGTACTAAAACACCGATTACTCACGGTAAACTGCACGCGTGGCAAGCTGAGGCTGACTGGGACGCTAACGGGACCTGACACGTGGGCCCCACATGTGAGACACACCTAccttctccctttctctctcttccctcgtACTCATCTATCCGCCGCACCGTCGACGTTCGCTCTGTCCGTCGTGCTACCCAACCTTGCCCCGTCCTGCCTCCCTTGCGCCGCCATGGACccatcctcctctctccccgTTCACCTCCCACCTGTGCACTGCCATGGCTGAGTGGCTGCAGCATGCAGCAAATGGGGTGGGGGTGGCACCGAGCGGCGTGGCGGGAGTGGGGACGGCGGCTCCAAGCAAAGCggtggaggcgacggcggctcCGAGCAGCTCCGGCAGAGGAGGGGATCCGCGCGCGCCCATTGGCTCCTCCGGCGGCGACCACCATCCAGCGGAGCTCCACGATGCAAGCGGCAGGCCGGGCTGGGTCGGGCCCGAGCGGCGCGCCTCGAACTCCGGGAAGCGGCGGCGTGCCTCAAGGTAGCTTGCCCGCTGGTGGGCTAGCCTTGGCGACGCCGTGCACGCAGCTTGCATGCgctcagcagtcagcacccGCGTGCTCTATAATACCCAGCAGTTGATTGAATTGGATTAGCATGCGGAGCATAGAGTTGCGGTAGTAGATTTGGTGCTTGCCTTGCCTGCGTCAGAAATTGAAGCATGAAGCATGCAGGTGATGCCCAGcgcgagctggcggcggcggcggctagcacGGCTGCACCCTGCGCGAGCGGACAAGGCCGAGGATgcgggcggacggcggcggcggtcgtgcCTTGCTCCAGCGGACAGGAGCCCAAGGTTGCAGCCAACGCGAGCGGACGGTTGCGGCGCGAGCAGACGGCAAACGAAGCACGCGGCCCGGCGCGagcggacggcgacgacggcctgGCCAGCGTGAGCAGCGGCGTTGGATTGGTGTAGGTGGCCGGCCGGGGCTGCATGCCGACGAGGGCCGCTCCGACCCCCGAGGTCGAGTGTGTGGTGGCCGGCatggcgggggaggaggaggccggcgccgaggtaggaggccgggcggcggcggcggccaggaaggggaaggaggcgggCGGAGGTGCGAGGAAGGAGAAGGTAGGTGTGCCTCACATGTGGGGCCCACGTGTCAGGTCCCGTCAGCGTCCTTGTCAGCCTCAGCTTGCCACGTCGGCGTTTTAAGACAAATTGCTAGAATTTGGACCTacttagggcgtgtttggttgCCTGCTTCTCCCGTAGTCGTAGATGCAAGTTTGAGTTGATTGGTTTCCTGGTCCATCGCTCGAGCCAGGTCCTGGCCATGCAACCGTACAGCCGGAGCCAGGCCCGCTGGAAACGTCAGAATTGAGCGTTTCTCGGGAGCCAGGACGAGCTGATGCAGCGCGGCACACGAACACGGATGGACTGTGAGACATTCGGTGCAGGAAAACAAAGAAAGGCAGGCAACCAAACAGTTGTTTTACGGGGCctgggtgcatgcatgcatgcaaccaaTCATGCTGCACTTGTATGCAACTGGCCTGGCCCGATGGAGCCTGGCTCAGTGATGCGGGACAAGTCGAGGACACGCAGGCAACCGAACAGGCCCTTAACAGGATTAGCCGTGCTAGCAAGTTTGAGAATCCAAAAATACATTTTCAGAGTTGATGTACCTATTTGGCTCAGCACAACAAGTTTAAGGCACCGTGCATTTCACTCTTGCGCAGATAAAACGCTGCTCCTGGGATTACAGGAGCCGGCAACAGACGAAACGGCACACCTGTCTAGCTACTGTCCTTTACACGGAGGCGTCGACGGGCGACATGCCTATTCAACAACCGAAAGCTATTTATGATCATGAGGTCCTCCTTTCACATATCAGCTAGCGTCACCTTTGAAACCAACATCTGAACAAACCACTGGAGGAGATTGGTTCCCTGTATTTGGTTCTTTCCAGGAGGAGTTTTGCGAGCCATCGCTCGACATTGAAAACCTTGGAGATCAACAAGCAGAGGATGCAGGAACTAAATGGCAAACActggctgcaagcctgcaacaaaatgaaagaaaacGATTAATCCCAGAAGGTCAGCAGTACTTAGCAGGTCACTGTTGGTGTTTCATAGGTTGTCTGACGTTACATATTACTCAGATACTACGCAGATCTGGAGCAAACAAAAATCAGCAGAAAATTTGTGGGAGTTTGTTAACCCCTCCTCATTATACATCTTATACACAAAATGCAGACACAGAAGACAGTGAATTTGCAGTATGGTGAAAAGGCCAGTCAGCTGTGCTGCCATTTACTGCTTGAATGATGTTATGCTGGGCTGCCGTATAGATTCAAGAGACCGAAGAATGTGACTATGCGAGCATATGCATCTCTGCTGCTTGATTACTTAAAGACTCATAACACCATGACTCgatctaaaaaaaagaaagtctAAACGGCCAGGTGTTAATCATGGGTTTGTGTCTCTCGCCAACCTATGAAGACAACAAACGAATACCTTCAACCTCGCAGCAGAAAAAACAGAAACCTCTTCTTCCAAATACAGAAGGCTCATACAAAATTACATGATACAAAGAAAAGTTAACTTATTGATTTATCGGAAAGAGTCTTTTTCTTAGTTAATGTACAATGGAAGAAATGATATTCCTTTTGTTACATCAAAATGAACTGACAAAATTACCaatgtttgaagtttgaaccaaGCCATTTTGTTTTCAAGA is a genomic window containing:
- the LOC117839009 gene encoding uncharacterized protein, producing MPFRPRIPLRRLLPHLQRCAPRPPVPQRRSLSYSPSSAALSAAATESEEEAVVGRDAPPLAPPHSGGAGGGRPGSGWARKGAFEENDAELERKASIAARLRLCHELLWQRRWREMRGELAQMVGEQGPDSASILSDILLNGFREWHSNSIIWDALANSYARAQMIDDALYVLSKMSSLNMQISVPTFDSLLYSLRKTDMALEIFEKMESCGLSPSDYSHSILIDGLCKQDKIGEALSFLQEARKEGKFKPLGMTFNILMSALCNLGFIQDAKSIFCLMLKYGLNPNRYTYSTIIHGLCKTGSVREAFDIFQSVTEEGMELDIVTYNSLINGFRLHGHTREIPKMIEMMRNQGVEPDLVTYTILIAGHCEGGDVEEGMKIRKDIIDQGLELNIVTYSVLINALFKKGLVYEVENLLSEICSIGLDMDVVAYSILIHGYSKLGEIGRALEVCKVMCSSQRVMPTSLNHVSILLGLCKKGFLDVARLYLENVATKYQPTDVVLYNVVIDGYAKVGDIGNAVQLYDQIIKAGLCPTIITCNSLLYGYCKIGDLHTAESYFRAIQISDLQPTAVTYTTLMDALSEARKVHAMLSVFNEMTEKGIRPNAITYSVVIKGLCKQLMFHDAMHVLDDMYRQGFNADPIPYNTLIQGFCEARDVKMAFHIYELMKWNWSPLENRALS